In Methanobrevibacter millerae, the genomic window TATGATACCCAATTAAAACAGGAGGCTCTCATTAGATCTTCACATTATTCAACATCAATTGAGGGGAATCCTTTAAATTTAGATGAAGTAGAAACATTAATCAAAAACAATCAAGAACCAACTACTAAAGCAGAACAGGAAGTATTAAATTATTTCAATGTATTAAATCATTTAGATCAATATTCGGATGAAATTATTACTTGCGACACAATTTTATCAGTACATAAAGATTTGACTAAAGATTTATTGCGCAATCCTGAATATGAGGGCAAATTTAGAGATACTCGCGTATTTATTGGTAATCTACATACTCAGGAAATAAATTATATGCCTCCAGATGCTTATAAAGTACCAGGTTTAGTAGATAATTTATTAGATTGGCTAAACAATTCGGCAGATGAAATGTACCCAGTCATTATCGCTGGAATTCTTCATTATGAATTAGTACGTATCCACCCATTTGTTGATGGAAATGGACGTACCAGCAGACTTATGGCAACATTGATTTTATCAGTTCACAAATTTAATATCAATAACTACTTCACTTTAGACGAATATTACAATCAAGACAGACAGGCTTATGTTGATGCACTACACAGTGCCGATAAAAACCATGATTTAACAAATTGGCTGGAATATTTCTGTGGAGGAGTATTATACTCAATAAATAAAGTTAAATCAGAAGTGTTAAAATTAGCTGAAATCACATCAAAATATGACAATACCATTCAATTAACTCCAAATGAAATCTCTGTATTAACACTTCTCGAAGAAAAAGGTCATATTCAAAATAAAGATATCCAGGAGATGTTAAACATTACCCCTCAAGCCAGCTATAAGATTATTAAAAAATTAAAAGATAAGGAATTAATAGAAAGTAGGGGAAACGGCAGAAATACAAAATACCTATTAAAATAAAATCTTTAATAAAACATGAATCAACAACCTTAATCATCAACCATCATAAATTTTTTATTTTTAATTAAAACTGTTTAAATCACCAAATAAGTAATATGATGAATTTTAAAAAATTAATCATCAACCAAAAAATATATTAATCACCAACTAGCAAATATGTTAAATCAAATGTTATCTTATGAAACATTTTCATTTTAACCAAATATTATATTGTTAATGTCTATATTAGAGAAAAGAATATACTTTTTAAGAGATATTCAACAAGAATATATACCAAAAAAATACATTATCCCTCCCAAAAAAAAGACAAAATGGACTCAAAAATTATTACTGATAAAACTTTTTTTATAAAAATAAGAAATAATAACAATTAATTCAACAATTAAGTAAGTTATATTAATTTAAAAAAAGTAAAAATAAATATTAAAGTTTAATGAATCATATAAACTCCAAAAATCATTTTAAATTTTTGTTGCCCGTATATTATACAAAATATTTATTACTTTTAGCTCCTACAGTACAATATTAAATTATATCATATATAATCTAATTCATATTTAACAAAAAAAGTAATTTGAGAAAAAATTATAACTTAAAAACTTTCGTGAAGGATTAATTTTCATATTCATGAATTTCAGTTAGTTTTTCAATATCAGAATACTTCCAATATTTGTTCTCCCAGTGATAATACTCATCTTTTCTTTTCTTAAATATTCTGAATGGAACATTAGTGTTGTCATAAATATGAACAATATCACAAAGCTCGATTAATTTAGGAATCAAATCCAATGCTTTGAAGTATCTTGATTTGATTTTATCTTCAGGAACGCTATGCCCACCCATAGATTCACGGATGTTTACTCGAGTGACATTGATTCTATAATCAGACGTTAAAACATAAATGCATCTTAAAAAATATCCTTTTTCCTTAGCCTTTTGAAGCAATTTAAGATTCCTATCAGTAGAAAGTACAGTTTCAAATGTGAAATCTTCACATTTTTTCACCATTAACTCCCGAAGTTCTTCAGCTTTAACAGCCGCTTCCAAATCACTGCAGGAATTTGATTTTTTAATATCGTCGGCATTGATATAAACACCAATAGTCTTTGCCATACGGGTTATAGTGGTTTTGCCACTTCCATTCGGACCTGCAAAAACAATGACTTCAGGAAGTCTTTTCTTATTCTTTAACATACTCTCTTTTCCCATCAGGATATTCTATGTAAGGACAATCAAGTTCATCATCATAACCAGCAATAGGAAGTCCTTTAATTTTACAAATATCTTGATCTATTTTAATAGATGCTTTAAATCTTTCTGTAAGCTCTTCATCAGAAATTCCGCATGTTGAATCTAATTCGTTACTTTCTTGCAAATAAATCTCCTCCTATTCCTAATTTTATTATAAAATATAAACTTCATTAATAATAAATATTGTTGAAGTGTGACTTTGTGCAAAAACACATAATGTTTTGTTTGAATCTTTTAAATTGGAAACATTAGACCTTCCAATAGAGTTATAATTGAAAGTAATATCTTATTTCATTACCTTTTCAAATCTAAACATTTCCTCATCCCTCATTGGATGGTCTTTATCCCAATCAGGTTCAGGATTCTTTTCATTTAAAAATTCCACTATATGAAAACCTAATTTGTTTACGTAAAAATGGATATTTCTTTTATCAAAGTATGGTGTGCAGGTTTCCCATATTTTTGTATTTGGATATAAAGTTTCTATTTCTTCCCATATCTTTTGTCCGATGCCTTTGTTTTGACTGGATGTGCTTACGAATAAGAAATCCAAGTGGTTGTGTTGGGTTTTTTCATTTGTTTCAACAATCACTCCCCCTAAAATGGAATCATCATTTTTCATTACATATGCATTGCTGTTTTCTTTTTTCAAGCATTCATCAATGTCTTTTTCGGGCAAGATTAATTCTTCACATTTACCATAAACATTTTCATAGCCATATTGGAATGATTCTTGCAGCAACATTTTAAATTTAGACAGATCTTCATCTTGCAATTCAATTAGTTCCATAATAATTTATATGATGCACTACTTTCAAATAGTTTTCATTGAAATACCCGACAATAATAGTGATGTGGTAAAAAGAAGTTTCTGAGGCCAAATATTGATTCTCTAAATTATTTTAATTTTTTTCGCTAAAAATATTTATGAAAAATAAGAAAGTAATAAAATAAGAAAAAATTATCCCCGAGGAAATAAGATGAAAAACTATTCATGTGCCGATTGCAGAATTATAAACTGCAAACACCAAGACCTGCAATATCCTAAATTCTGCCCAACAAAAGAATTGACAAGTGATGAAATACAAGAAATTGAAAAACTGTACAATGAAGACAACAACAAGGAAATATCGCGAATATCCGCAGAAATAGAAGATGAATTCTACTGCAAATACACAAGAGTGGAAGAAATCATAGAATTTGCCAAAAGACTAAAAATGAATAAAATAGGACTAGCCGCATGTGTGGGACTAATGGAAGAGAGCAGAACTTTCGCAGAAATTCTGGCAAAACACGACTTTGAAGTTTATTCTGTAGCATGTAAAGTAGGGGCAATGAAAAAAACAGAGATAACCGGGCTTGATGAAGAAAAAACAGCCGTGACTGGAAATGTAATGTGCAACCCAATACTCCAGGCCAAAATACTGAACAAGGAAAAAACAGACCTTAACGTGATAATTGGATTATGTGTAGGACATGACAGCCTATTTTATAAATACTCAGATGCACTGTGCACAACACTTGTAACAAAAGACAAAGTGCTCGCACACAATCCCATAGGAGCATTATACCAAACAAACACATATTATAAAAAGCTAATGAATGATTAGTAAATGTTTAATTATTAAAAAATTGATAAAAAAAGAATTGATTTAAATTTCAATCAATTGTGATGCATTCG contains:
- a CDS encoding Fic family protein, whose amino-acid sequence is MFEPQFTYTDKIVNYIAEIASAKEVISNAKIIPLYDTQLKQEALIRSSHYSTSIEGNPLNLDEVETLIKNNQEPTTKAEQEVLNYFNVLNHLDQYSDEIITCDTILSVHKDLTKDLLRNPEYEGKFRDTRVFIGNLHTQEINYMPPDAYKVPGLVDNLLDWLNNSADEMYPVIIAGILHYELVRIHPFVDGNGRTSRLMATLILSVHKFNINNYFTLDEYYNQDRQAYVDALHSADKNHDLTNWLEYFCGGVLYSINKVKSEVLKLAEITSKYDNTIQLTPNEISVLTLLEEKGHIQNKDIQEMLNITPQASYKIIKKLKDKELIESRGNGRNTKYLLK
- a CDS encoding zeta toxin family protein — translated: MLKNKKRLPEVIVFAGPNGSGKTTITRMAKTIGVYINADDIKKSNSCSDLEAAVKAEELRELMVKKCEDFTFETVLSTDRNLKLLQKAKEKGYFLRCIYVLTSDYRINVTRVNIRESMGGHSVPEDKIKSRYFKALDLIPKLIELCDIVHIYDNTNVPFRIFKKRKDEYYHWENKYWKYSDIEKLTEIHEYEN
- a CDS encoding GNAT family N-acetyltransferase codes for the protein MELIELQDEDLSKFKMLLQESFQYGYENVYGKCEELILPEKDIDECLKKENSNAYVMKNDDSILGGVIVETNEKTQHNHLDFLFVSTSSQNKGIGQKIWEEIETLYPNTKIWETCTPYFDKRNIHFYVNKLGFHIVEFLNEKNPEPDWDKDHPMRDEEMFRFEKVMK
- a CDS encoding DUF1847 domain-containing protein, whose product is MKNYSCADCRIINCKHQDLQYPKFCPTKELTSDEIQEIEKLYNEDNNKEISRISAEIEDEFYCKYTRVEEIIEFAKRLKMNKIGLAACVGLMEESRTFAEILAKHDFEVYSVACKVGAMKKTEITGLDEEKTAVTGNVMCNPILQAKILNKEKTDLNVIIGLCVGHDSLFYKYSDALCTTLVTKDKVLAHNPIGALYQTNTYYKKLMND